Within the Cryptococcus neoformans var. neoformans B-3501A chromosome 1, whole genome shotgun sequence genome, the region cgCGTTGCGCCTTGGCTAAATGCGTGGCGGGGGCTTGAGGCAAAAGATCTCACATGACCGAGTTCTACGTTTGTAATCGGTCGGAATCCCGCTCTTTTGTCGCGAATTTTCTAATGCTTTTTACCTCCGCCCTAATAGAAACTATAACTAGAAAGCAATTCCTAATTCGCCTGCTAATAGAATTAATCAAATCCTATGATAAGAAATGATTTGTCGGGAATAGGTCGGGCGAAGACCAACAGCCAGAATGGGGATTTACAAATTCGCTCGCCGGAATACAAATCATTTTCAAAGTCCACGCACTAAAAAGCAAAATCGGGTACATAATTATGCATGCATATGATGCAGCAGTTTGACCGGAATAACGAACCAAGCTCATACTTCGTTGTTGtcctttgtcttctttctttctccccaaACCTCCCACCTAGCATAGCTTTACAAAATGAACACTGCTGGCTCAGTTGTGAGTGTCACGATCAGCACAACTGGTTCGGAAACTGACATGGACTCCAGGCTTACGGCTGGGGTGTAAGTCGGCAACTCTCCACCTTCACCCACACAAACCGACTTTTTTGGTCCCAGGATTAATACTAATAATCAAGCAATAGGCCCTCATCGTCGCTGCCGGTGTCAGCTTCTATTacgccaagaaggagattgacGCTCGTCGCAAGGAGGCTCAGATCAAGGGTACTAGGCCTATGGAAAAGCTCTCTTGTGCGTTACCCAAACCGAAGCCTTCACATGGTTCCATGCTAATGTAATGATGTGTTTGTCGCGTATATAGGGGAAGAGCGAATCGCTAGGGAGCAACAGCAGGGCGTGcaaccatcttccatcactGACCAACTAAAACAAGCATCAGCCAACAAGCCGTCAGGAGGGACTTAGCGTGGCCCATGCCACATGCTCGAAAGATCGGACCGGCGATTGTACACTATTTATGCTATTCATACATGATCTGCAGTGAGATGATCGTCATTCTCTATCAAAAATTACCATTACTTTGTCATTACACCaacatctcttcctccgttTCTTCTCTACTCTCCGTAAACTCGCCATTGCCTCCATCTTGTCCATCTGATTTTCCCTCGGCCACTTCTTTGGCCTTTTctacctcttctccaagcgCTTCGACTTTATCTGAAGCTTCTTGcgctttccttgctgcctCCTCGGCCGCTTCCTTTGCTTTTTCCTCAGCGTCTTGTGCGCTTTTGTCGGCCTGCTCGGATGTTTCGTTGGCCTGCTGCTCTGCTTCCTTTGCTTttctctccgcctcctcagcttcctcctttgccttcttctcagcttcctcagcttctttcttgagcttcttcaacctttcGAATTCCTGGACGCCGGGATCGGCACCTCGCCATCGGCCTGCCGAGGCAAATTATCAGTGATGGGAGAGTCAAAGCAGGTCAGGTTGCACGTACCAAAGAAGCCATGCCAGCTTGCTGCCCAATTGCGTTGCTGCTCGTCTCCGAACGGGCTCACACTCGAAAAGGATCCAGCGGGCAAGATCAAGACATCACCAACCCGCAGAGGGTCCTTTTTATGTATGAGATCGTCTGGCTTGAAGCCGTATCGAGAGATTAGATATCGGTAAACACAGTCAGAGCTAGATACCGGACGTTATCGGGGTGCAGTCTCGAGAGAATGTTATAGACTTACAAGACTCCTGGGCCAGTCCACTCGAGCTATGATCAAAATCAGCATGCATCAGGCCCTACTGCCCACGATACTCACAGCCGTCTCAGGAATGAACTCTTcaccattcttcttcgcctccttctccttcctcgccatctCTTCCGACTTGCGTAGAGTCCTTCCGAGAGCATCAAGGAACACTGGGTGACCAGGACGTGCCATGAAAGTCCATTGGGTGATCTGGACAGCTCGGCTCAGGCCGACTTCTCGCTTTGGCCCAACATAAGCACGACTGCGCCAACCGACTTTATCATTGCCCCTACTTACCCAGTTGTGCCAGCCAAAGTCTATAGCATCCGATTCCACGCTGACCACCAAAGAAGGCTGACCGAGCTCGGCTCCATCATCTACTAATGGTCCGTCGTAAATGGTGGATTTGCCAGTCGAGACATCTACGTCGAGCTCTTCATCGATAGTACCAGCATCGtcaggagagaaggaggagagggggtgggaggaagggagatgaggagaggTGGATATGGAGAGGATACGGGAGAGGTGGGTGAGAAGGGGGGAGGTGTGGTGGTTGTATGGGTGACCCCATTGGTCAGCGTGAATGATGGGCGCGGCTAGGGGAAAGGACGTCAGTGCATAATGTCTCAGGCTAAAACGCGATCGAAAGGCATACTGTCGCTATAAGACACGACACGTCAGCATGTTTCAAGGCCTGGTGCCTCAGAGATCTGGACTTCCTGACTCACCTGTCAGTGTAGATACCCCCTTCCACCAGCATCGCCTGCGCCCGTAGTTAATGCCTGTGCTTAATTACGAGCTAGCGCATCGCTCACCATGTATCGGAACACATCCGTCTTGAGCACCTGCCTCGGGAGATTCTTCCAAATCTTCTCAGCCTTGGTTCCGCCAAACATTCCCCTCACCCAGTTTTTCAAAGCATTGTCATCGTAGTACTTGATTTCCCACTCTGGCATTATTTCTTTCCACCTTTGGAACTGCCACGGTAAATCATCCACAGACTTCTCTGTTGTCATGACCTGGTTTGGTCTGGGAGGTAAGGGCGCGATCGGTGGCCTCAGCGATAGCCTCGAGAGGACGATcgggagaaaagagggcGGCGGATTCGGGGGTGGTGTACCTGGGGGCAAAAGGTACTCTTTATAAGTCTC harbors:
- a CDS encoding hypothetical protein (Match to ESTs gb|CF194765.1|CF194765, gb|CF194764.1|CF194764, gb|CF187292.1|CF187292), with amino-acid sequence MNTAGSVAYGWGALIVAAGVSFYYAKKEIDARRKEAQIKGTRPMEKLSWEERIAREQQQGVQPSSITDQLKQASANKPSGGT